The Rhizobium sp. BT03 genome segment ACACGATCGTGCCTGACAACTCGTGCCCGCCCCAATAGGGGTAAGTCGGCTTGGCGCCCCGATAAACGCGTTGCTCCGGTGTGCAGAGTCCACACAACTCTATCCGCACACCGACTTCGGACGATACGGCGAGTGGAACCGACAATGTCCATTCTTCAACCTTGCGGGGGCAAGTAATTACGAGTCCACGAACCTCCATACGAGACCTCTCGCTCCCCGACACACCGACTATCCTAATATGTACACTTACTTGCATCCAGAATCTAGCCAACAACCACAGGCGGCAGTCAGAAAGCTGATGAAATCACGTGCCTTGCTGGCGGGCTTGCTTATGTCCTGGGTCTTGACAAGCTTCTCGGAGATATCGTCGGCGCAAACGGCAAAGGACGTTTCAAGCGGCAGAAGTGTTCCCTTGCGCAAGGAGCGACGAAACTATTGAAGGTAGAGTGGAGCGCTTGGGCCGCGTCAATGCCACCAGCCTCAAACACGAGCCGCGGTTTACCAGCCCGTTCTTCGATGCATCCTCATCTCTGCGAAGATGCCATGTCGCCTTCCCTCATCTGCCCGCGCGAACCCTCCTAAGAGCCTATCGCCACATCGTCCAAAGCTTCATCCTTCGTGGCGCACCGGTTCGAACCGAACAGACCAACAATCCGAGTCGCACCGAGAAGGATGACGGCAACTAGATCGGTAGTTGGGCGGCCGCAACATCAGAAAGGTCTCAGCGTTTGCTGGACGCGTGCCTGCGATGGCGGTGGTGGCAACGATCTTCTCTGGCTGCCCCAAGCGCGGGAGAGGCCATTCGACGCTAGCAAGAGTTCGCTCGAACCTGATATCCGTTACCGCAACGACTTCGCTGAGACCACCTCCCAGGCACCATTCTACGATGCCGGCGAACAAGGTCAGCGTTGCCTCGTGAACGGAACCATCTCCCCTCCCCTCCCCTCCACTCTTCGAGGTGTCGACGCAAAAGCGAGAACTCTAGACCATCAGGGGATTGGCGTTCAGGCGGCCCTTCGGGAGCAGAGACGGAAATACGTCTACCAGCATGGTCGGTCCCATCGCAGACAAATCGCGTGCACATCCTGCAAGTGGTCCAGCCGCGGTGACATCCAGGATGGCAGTCGGGGCGAGAGCGTCAACCCCATCTGCCTCGCACTCGTCGACTACTTCTACATCCCAAGTGCGAGTGGAAAAGATCCTCGCACGTAGCCTATGATCGTCCTGAAGCAGCTACGCTTCGTAGTAAATTTTTGGTGTCGAGATCGCGAATACCTGCATGAATTTCTCCGCCGCCGTTAGGCGCCGGGAACTCTGCACTAATTGGAATCGGGCGTCCGTTGTCGAATGCTTACGGTTTTGTGCGAGTGAGTCGCGGCAAGGGGATCACCGACTTTGCCGAGGTCTTCTGCTTTTCGTCTAAATCGCCGGGGCACATTTGTAGGATTCACAATAAAACACACCATGACCAATCGGTACCGCGGTCTTGCTAAGCTGCAGGATATAAACGGAAAAATCCATTTACTCTACGTTCCGGGTTTATCCACGTTAGCCTTTCGTTAACCTAAAACCCCTTGCTCAAAATGCAGAATCGGCTCTAATAGCTAGTGGCGGAACTTTAGCGGTTTCGCGAAAAGTTCCGCCACTTGCAGGAAATGGATTTTGAGATGGCGAAAACCGCAGCAAACACAGCGCCGGTCGTCGAAGGGTTGACCGCATTGATGGAGCGTCATGCTGACGCTCTCTCCAGCCAACTTCAAGCACATCATCTCAAGGTCTTCCCGCCGACGTCCGAAAAGGGCATTCGATCCTTTGCACCGTCAGAAGCCTCAAAATTGCTTGGCATCGGTGAGTCTTATCTTAGACAAACTGCTTCGGAAATGCCTGAACTGCACGTTAGTATGAGCCCTGGCGGTCGACGCACGTTCACGATCGAAGATATTCATTCAATCCGTAAGCACCTGGACCTGATTGGCCGCGGGAACCGGCGCTACCTGCCCCATCGTCGCACGGGGGAGCAGCTTCAAGTCGTCTCGGTGATGAATTTCAAAGGCGGCTCGGGCAAGACGACGACAGCCGCGCATCTGGCACAGTACCTGGCAATGCGTGGCTACCGGATTCTCGCGATTGATCTTGATCCCCAAGCAAGCCTTTCCGCACTCTTCGGCAGTCAGCCAGAAACTGACGTTGGTCCGAACGAAACACTCTATGGCGCCATCCGGTATGATGACGAGCAGGTCCCAATCGAGCAGGTTGTCCGAGGAACGTACATCCCGGATCTTCATCTAATTCCTGGCAATCTTGAACTGATGGAGTTTGAGCACGATACCCCGCGCGCGCTTATGAACCGGAAGGAAGGTGACACGCTTTTTTACGGTCGGATCAGTCAGGTCATCGAAGACATCGCGGACAACTACGATGTCGTCGTTATCGATTGCCCTCCCCAACTTGGCTATCTCACGCTTTCAGCTCTGACCGCCGCAACCTCGATCCTCGTCACCGTCCATCCCCAGATGTTGGATGTAATGTCGATGAACCAGTTTCTGGCGATGACCTCGAATCTCCTTCGGGAAATCGAGAACGCAGGCGCCCAGTTCAAGTTCAATTGGATGCGCTACCTCGTCACTCGTTTTGAACCGAGCGATGGCCCGCAGAACCAGATGGTGGGCTATCTGCGTTCGATCTTCGGCGAAAATGTCCTCAATTTTCCGATGCTCAAGACGACCGCCGTTTCGGACGCTGGCCTGACGAATCAAACCCTCTTTGAGGTTGAGCGCGGACAGTTCACGCGCTCGACCTATGATCGGGCCTTAGAGGCGATGAACGCCGTCAACGACGAGATCGAAACTCTAATCAAAAAAGCATGGGGTAGAACCACATGAGTCGGAAGCACCTCCTTGACGTCACCACGGACGCGCCCGACAGCTCATCAGCTGCTGAACACAGAGCGGCAAAGACTCGCTCCATGCCGCTTCTCGGCGTGACCAGAAAAGAACGAGATCCAGCGACGAAGCTGACTGCAAACATCGGTAACGCGTTGCGCGAGCAAAATGATCGTCTTGGTCGTGCCGAGGAGATCGAGCGGCGTCTCGCCGAAGGTCAGGCCGTGGTTGAACTGAACGCGTCGTCAATCGAGCCGTCCTTCGTTCAGGATCGCATGCAAGGTGATATCGAAGGACTTCTTGCATCCATCCGCGAGCAAGGACAGCAGGTCCCAATCCTTGTGAGACCTCATCCCGTTAAACCCGCGCACTACCAAGTTGCCTTTGGACACCGCCGGCTGCGCGCCGTTTCGGAGCTAGGACTGCCGGTCAAGGCGGTTGTTCGAGACTTGACGGACGAGCAGTTGGTTGTCGCACAGGGTCAGGAAAACAATGAGCGCGAAGACCTCACCTTCATCGAAAAGGCACGTTTCGCACACAAGCTAAACAAGCAGTTTCCACGAGAAATCGTCATCGCGGCTATGTCAATCGATAAAAGCAACTTGTCGAAGATGCTCCTGCTTGTTGACGCCCTCCCCTCTGAATTGATCGATGCCATCGGCGCCGCTCCAGGCGTTGGACGCCCAAGTTGGCAGCAATTGGCAGAGCTGGTTGAGAAAGCATCGCCTCCGGCAGGCGCTGCGAAATATGCTGCCTCGGAGGAGGTGCAGGCGCTGCCGTCGTCGGAACGGTTCAAGGCAGTGATCGACCATCTGAAACCGCGTCGGACTGCGCGCGGGTTGCCAGACGTCCTGTCGACCCCCGATGGCGACAGGCTTGCGCAGGTCACGCAGAGCAAGAGCAAGCTAGAAATTACCATTGACAGGAAAGCCACGCCGGATTTCGCGGCTTTCGTACTCGAGCATTTGCCGGCGCTTTACCAGGAGCATCGCGCAAAGCATCAACGGAAACAGGGAGTGTAACCCGCAAAAGAAAAGAGCTCCCTCAACGTCGCCGTCGTGGAAGCCCTTCTGTCTCTGTAGCAAGAACAGAATCGCATTTCCTCGAATCCTCGTCAAGAGTCTTTGGCGCCGTTTTGGTGAGCGAATTTCCTTTGCCTGCTGAAAGGTGAGAGACAATGCAGTCGGGGAATGTAGCGACGCCGTTCGGGCGGCGGCCAATGACGCTTGCGCTCGTGCGGCGCCAGGCGGCAATGGAAATCAAGCATGGAAAAGCTGCCGATAAGTGGAAAGTGTTGAGAGACGCTTCCGCCGCGATGGAACTGCTCAAGATCCAGTCGAACAGTCTGGCTGTTCTTGACGCACTTTTGAGTTTTTATCCTGACAATGAGTTGCGTCAGGATGCACAATTGATTGTCTTCCCCTCGAATGCCCAACTGGCGCTTCGGGCGCATGCAATGGCGGGCGCAACGTTGCGGCGGCATATTGCCATTCTGGTGGAGTCGGGGTTGATCGTCCGTAAGGATAGCGCCAATGGCAAGCGCTTCGCCCGCAAGGGCGACGATGGCCAGATCGAGAATGCTTTTGGCTTCGACCTGTCGCCCCTCCTGGCGCGATCGGAAGAGTTGGCGATGTTGGCGCAAAGAGTGGCGGCCGAGAGAGCCTCGCTCAGGAAAGCCAAAGAGAGCCTTACAATTTGCCGGCGGGATGTTCGCAAACTTATTACTGCTGCAATGGTCGAGGGCGCCGACGGCGATTGGAAGACGACCGAGGACATCTACATTGCGCTCGCGAGCAGAATTCCGCGCGTTCCGACCCTTGAAGGGGTCACTAGCGTTCTCAATGAAATGGAGATGCTCCGTGAGGAAGTGCTTAATCGTTTGGAAAACCTCGAGAATGCTGAAAAAATTAGCACCAATGCTGCTCATATCGAGCAGCACATACAGAATTCAAAACCCGAATCCGTAAATGAATCTGAACCACGCTCCGAAAAGGAGCAGGGGGCAAAGGCGAGCTTGAGCCTTCAGCCGAAGAATGAATCGCAAAGGGCGTTCCCCTTGGGATTGGTGCTCAAGGCGTGCCCGATGATCAGCGACTATGCACCGCGCGGCGTGGGAAGCTGGCGAGATCTGATGTCTGCCGCTGTGGTGGTTCGATCTATGCTGGGGGTAAGCCCTTCCGCCTACCAGGATGCCTGCGAGGCGCTAGGACCGGAGAATGCTGCGGTGGCAATTGCGTGCATCCTGGAAAGGG includes the following:
- the repA gene encoding plasmid partitioning protein RepA; translation: MAKTAANTAPVVEGLTALMERHADALSSQLQAHHLKVFPPTSEKGIRSFAPSEASKLLGIGESYLRQTASEMPELHVSMSPGGRRTFTIEDIHSIRKHLDLIGRGNRRYLPHRRTGEQLQVVSVMNFKGGSGKTTTAAHLAQYLAMRGYRILAIDLDPQASLSALFGSQPETDVGPNETLYGAIRYDDEQVPIEQVVRGTYIPDLHLIPGNLELMEFEHDTPRALMNRKEGDTLFYGRISQVIEDIADNYDVVVIDCPPQLGYLTLSALTAATSILVTVHPQMLDVMSMNQFLAMTSNLLREIENAGAQFKFNWMRYLVTRFEPSDGPQNQMVGYLRSIFGENVLNFPMLKTTAVSDAGLTNQTLFEVERGQFTRSTYDRALEAMNAVNDEIETLIKKAWGRTT
- the repC gene encoding plasmid replication protein RepC — its product is MQSGNVATPFGRRPMTLALVRRQAAMEIKHGKAADKWKVLRDASAAMELLKIQSNSLAVLDALLSFYPDNELRQDAQLIVFPSNAQLALRAHAMAGATLRRHIAILVESGLIVRKDSANGKRFARKGDDGQIENAFGFDLSPLLARSEELAMLAQRVAAERASLRKAKESLTICRRDVRKLITAAMVEGADGDWKTTEDIYIALASRIPRVPTLEGVTSVLNEMEMLREEVLNRLENLENAEKISTNAAHIEQHIQNSKPESVNESEPRSEKEQGAKASLSLQPKNESQRAFPLGLVLKACPMISDYAPRGVGSWRDLMSAAVVVRSMLGVSPSAYQDACEALGPENAAVAIACILERANFINSPGGYLRDLTRRSERGEFSLGPMIMALLKANGQGGLRAG
- the repB gene encoding plasmid partitioning protein RepB; the protein is MSRKHLLDVTTDAPDSSSAAEHRAAKTRSMPLLGVTRKERDPATKLTANIGNALREQNDRLGRAEEIERRLAEGQAVVELNASSIEPSFVQDRMQGDIEGLLASIREQGQQVPILVRPHPVKPAHYQVAFGHRRLRAVSELGLPVKAVVRDLTDEQLVVAQGQENNEREDLTFIEKARFAHKLNKQFPREIVIAAMSIDKSNLSKMLLLVDALPSELIDAIGAAPGVGRPSWQQLAELVEKASPPAGAAKYAASEEVQALPSSERFKAVIDHLKPRRTARGLPDVLSTPDGDRLAQVTQSKSKLEITIDRKATPDFAAFVLEHLPALYQEHRAKHQRKQGV